In Rhodospirillaceae bacterium, a single window of DNA contains:
- a CDS encoding 2-dehydropantoate 2-reductase — translation MRILVIGAGAIGGMMAAKLAMGEGNNEVSVVDMGAHLKAIETNGLKLIWEDGSEIVADNIKAYSKISEAGEQDLVIFALKAQYMASVASELKAVLGDDTMLMTVQNGMPWWYFQKHGGPYDGRRLETLDPDGTLEANIDPKHIVGCVVYPAAAVVENGVVKHVEGDRFPIGELDGSDSPRIQALFDVLVGAGFRSRILDNIRSEIWLKAWGNLSFNPISALSHATLESICIFPETRLLAQHMMEEAQEVGHKLGIEFRHTIEKRIDGAQSVGSHKTSMLQDVEAGRSLEIEALVGSIIEMARITDTPTPHIDAVYACTKLLNRTMERAEAGVAVKG, via the coding sequence ATGAGAATTTTAGTAATTGGCGCGGGAGCCATCGGCGGCATGATGGCGGCTAAATTGGCGATGGGTGAGGGCAACAACGAAGTGTCCGTCGTCGATATGGGCGCGCATTTGAAAGCGATTGAGACAAATGGCCTCAAGCTAATTTGGGAAGATGGCTCGGAAATCGTTGCCGACAACATTAAAGCCTATAGCAAGATTTCCGAAGCGGGTGAGCAGGATTTAGTCATCTTCGCCTTAAAAGCTCAGTATATGGCATCGGTGGCGAGCGAGCTTAAGGCTGTGCTTGGCGACGATACGATGCTGATGACTGTGCAGAATGGCATGCCGTGGTGGTACTTTCAAAAGCACGGTGGACCTTACGACGGACGGCGGCTCGAAACTCTCGATCCTGACGGTACGCTCGAAGCCAACATCGATCCCAAACACATCGTTGGTTGTGTGGTCTACCCGGCGGCGGCTGTGGTCGAGAATGGCGTGGTCAAGCATGTCGAAGGTGATCGCTTTCCGATTGGCGAATTGGACGGTTCTGACTCGCCCCGCATCCAGGCGCTCTTCGACGTCCTCGTTGGTGCCGGATTTCGGTCTAGAATTCTCGACAACATTCGTTCCGAAATTTGGCTCAAGGCTTGGGGCAACCTGTCGTTCAATCCAATCAGTGCGCTCAGCCACGCGACCTTGGAAAGCATCTGCATTTTCCCAGAAACCCGACTGCTTGCCCAGCACATGATGGAAGAAGCCCAAGAAGTCGGCCATAAACTCGGCATCGAATTCCGCCATACCATCGAAAAACGTATCGACGGCGCCCAAAGCGTGGGGTCACATAAAACGTCCATGCTGCAAGACGTGGAAGCCGGACGATCCCTGGAGATCGAGGCCCTGGTCGGCTCGATCATTGAAATGGCACGGATCACCGATACCCCAACGCCACACATTGATGCGGTCTATGCCTGCACGAAGCTGTTGAACCGGACAATGGAGCGGGCTGAGGCGGGGGTGGCGGTTAAGGGTTGA
- a CDS encoding PilZ domain-containing protein — MPIKEIDRREPRFPCVGIGLAYSVVEDGHVENLGEALFSATLNDMSLSGMAFDVDRPLDSGTRVMIVVDNTEDKREHLHSQVNWCSKIEEGRYRIGVKIDHAAGVLFDDSVDTEYVHIQKGASVPVTMRFYCPACLHRTYFDFIGSEHPHNDQDVMPLYDCSGCGSTRSIPSILAYNRARSLDDPL; from the coding sequence ATGCCGATAAAGGAAATTGATCGGCGGGAGCCGAGATTCCCGTGTGTCGGCATTGGTTTAGCCTATTCAGTTGTTGAAGACGGGCATGTCGAGAATCTTGGCGAGGCACTTTTTTCCGCGACGTTAAATGACATGAGTCTTTCTGGCATGGCGTTTGATGTTGATCGTCCCTTGGATTCTGGAACGCGGGTTATGATCGTGGTCGATAATACGGAAGACAAACGAGAACATCTGCACAGCCAAGTAAACTGGTGTAGCAAAATTGAAGAAGGGCGCTATCGGATTGGTGTGAAAATTGACCATGCCGCCGGCGTTCTATTTGACGATAGTGTAGACACAGAATACGTCCACATCCAAAAAGGCGCATCAGTTCCCGTGACCATGCGGTTCTATTGCCCAGCTTGTTTGCACAGAACGTATTTTGATTTCATTGGATCTGAACACCCACACAACGACCAAGATGTCATGCCGCTTTACGACTGTTCAGGATGCGGTAGCACCCGCTCAATCCCCAGTATCTTGGCTTATAATAGAGCAAGATCGCTGGATGATCCGTTGTGA
- a CDS encoding response regulator, giving the protein MNSSIDFSETRVLIIDDEEFMRIMVRRLLKNIGVTNVSEAADGADGLTKLTSDPPDLIILDIMMEPMNGLKFLKMLRTGMSGAPRDLPVVVITGSAEQAVFGTAMKLDCNAFVRKGDGQDAIQGRMARVLDETTEIKEAGAYLTVNIPDITITAPTGSRPPPSAPPATKAYEVPIEDVEPGAVVARDVVTENGDVLLEEGTVISASYLGRLQDISEIIDLPYIWVEM; this is encoded by the coding sequence ATGAATAGCTCGATCGATTTTAGTGAAACGCGTGTGCTCATTATCGATGATGAAGAATTCATGCGTATTATGGTCCGCAGGCTTTTAAAGAATATCGGCGTAACGAATGTATCCGAGGCGGCGGATGGTGCTGATGGTCTCACGAAACTGACGTCCGATCCACCTGACTTGATCATCCTCGACATCATGATGGAGCCGATGAATGGACTAAAATTTCTAAAAATGCTCCGGACCGGAATGAGTGGCGCGCCGCGTGATCTACCGGTGGTTGTCATAACAGGTTCAGCGGAGCAAGCGGTCTTTGGAACAGCGATGAAATTGGATTGCAATGCTTTCGTCCGTAAGGGAGACGGCCAGGATGCGATCCAGGGCCGTATGGCGCGAGTGCTTGATGAGACAACGGAGATTAAAGAGGCGGGCGCATATTTAACTGTGAATATTCCGGATATTACAATTACGGCTCCAACCGGTAGCCGACCGCCGCCGAGCGCGCCCCCTGCAACGAAGGCTTATGAAGTTCCGATTGAGGACGTCGAACCCGGCGCCGTGGTTGCTCGCGATGTGGTCACGGAAAATGGGGACGTGTTGCTGGAAGAAGGTACGGTAATCAGCGCTTCCTATTTGGGCAGGCTGCAAGATATATCTGAGATCATCGATTTACCTTACATATGGGTCGAGATGTAG
- a CDS encoding YbaK/EbsC family protein, with translation MGMAITLQDYISDLGIAYEVLTHPTRYTSSKIAQSAHIPGAGLAKGVLVQDEDGGYMLVVVPATSHVDFKRLQEFLDQPVEMAAESAIAKLFGDCDAGAVPPIGNPYGIDVLLDETLMNESEIYFEAGDHKDLIHVSGDDFHRLTRGAAYGAFSHPG, from the coding sequence ATGGGCATGGCAATCACGCTTCAGGATTATATTTCGGACCTTGGCATTGCGTACGAGGTTTTGACTCATCCGACTCGGTATACCAGTTCCAAGATTGCACAAAGTGCACACATTCCAGGGGCTGGATTGGCCAAAGGGGTGTTGGTGCAGGATGAAGACGGCGGCTACATGCTGGTCGTTGTGCCGGCGACCAGCCACGTAGATTTCAAACGGTTGCAGGAATTTTTGGATCAGCCGGTGGAGATGGCGGCGGAAAGTGCGATTGCCAAGTTGTTTGGGGATTGTGACGCGGGTGCAGTACCACCGATTGGAAATCCCTATGGGATCGATGTCTTGTTAGATGAGACTCTTATGAACGAGTCCGAAATCTACTTTGAAGCCGGGGATCATAAAGACCTGATCCACGTCAGCGGTGACGATTTCCATCGTCTGACACGGGGTGCGGCCTATGGAGCCTTCAGCCACCCCGGATAA
- a CDS encoding universal stress protein, protein MNDVILVGTDGSEVSTRAALHALSRVKDSATRLHVVYVYEWSRYEILSLEQIEARHKEHKVEIDRAQSGVLDPLVADLKSRGGDVEVTSEVCHGHAPEILCQKADELGASQIYIGRRGRSSMERLLFGSVASSLVQTSPVPVTVVP, encoded by the coding sequence ATGAACGATGTCATTCTGGTTGGTACAGACGGCAGCGAGGTTTCCACACGCGCCGCCCTACATGCCCTGTCACGGGTCAAAGACAGCGCCACGCGGCTGCATGTGGTCTATGTTTACGAATGGTCGCGCTATGAAATTTTGTCCCTGGAGCAAATTGAAGCCCGCCACAAAGAGCACAAGGTGGAGATTGATCGCGCTCAGTCAGGGGTATTGGATCCATTGGTCGCGGATTTAAAATCACGCGGCGGCGATGTCGAAGTTACATCCGAAGTTTGCCACGGTCACGCTCCCGAAATACTCTGCCAAAAAGCAGATGAATTGGGCGCTTCGCAAATTTATATCGGTCGGCGTGGGCGATCTTCGATGGAACGGTTGTTGTTTGGCAGTGTCGCCAGTAGCCTGGTCCAAACATCGCCAGTCCCGGTAACAGTGGTGCCATAA
- a CDS encoding SDR family oxidoreductase encodes MKFNLQGKVALVTGGSRGIGKAISLVLAGQGVNVALCGRTQETLESSAEEIRAAGVEAWPIVADVSRNEDVVNFVSEAEAKAGRIDILVNNAVTSIRAPFNEQSDEDWQYHLNVKLMAYIRSAREVHPHMKKQGWGRIVNIGGMTARIAAPLRVTNGIVNAGVANFTKQFAGHVAPDNITVNCIHPGTTATDRMMEGFKRYASDADTSIEEISKQHIANIPLGRLIQPEDIANTALYFCSPLADIVTGQSIAVDGGSSTSVNY; translated from the coding sequence ATGAAGTTTAATCTGCAAGGTAAAGTCGCTTTGGTTACGGGTGGCAGCCGAGGTATTGGCAAGGCGATCTCTCTCGTATTGGCGGGCCAGGGTGTGAACGTCGCACTTTGCGGTCGGACGCAGGAAACACTCGAATCCTCGGCAGAAGAAATCCGCGCAGCGGGCGTAGAGGCTTGGCCAATCGTGGCGGATGTCAGCCGCAATGAAGATGTCGTAAACTTTGTGAGCGAAGCCGAAGCGAAAGCGGGCCGTATCGACATTTTGGTTAATAACGCGGTGACATCCATACGCGCGCCGTTCAATGAACAGAGCGACGAAGACTGGCAGTATCATCTGAATGTAAAACTGATGGCCTACATCCGTAGCGCCCGCGAAGTTCATCCGCACATGAAGAAACAAGGGTGGGGTAGGATCGTTAATATCGGTGGTATGACCGCGCGAATTGCGGCCCCCCTCCGCGTCACCAATGGCATCGTTAACGCAGGTGTCGCAAATTTCACCAAGCAATTCGCCGGCCACGTAGCCCCTGATAACATTACCGTCAATTGCATCCATCCCGGCACCACCGCGACCGACCGCATGATGGAAGGCTTTAAGCGCTACGCCAGCGACGCCGACACCAGCATCGAAGAAATCTCCAAACAACACATCGCCAATATCCCCCTGGGCCGCCTCATCCAACCTGAAGACATCGCCAATACGGCGCTCTACTTCTGCTCTCCGCTAGCCGACATTGTAACGGGGCAGTCAATTGCAGTGGACGGTGGGTCGTCTACGTCGGTGAATTATTAG
- a CDS encoding amidase, with amino-acid sequence MNENELAYMSVAEQAKLVETKEISPVDLIQVYLDRIEKWDGVLHSWITVCGERALDQAKKAEAEIAGGLYRGPLHGIPFGAKDQITTGDVPTTMASIIQPDFGEGMTATAVTRLEEAGAILIGKNNLHEFGKGSSVNFHYGVPKNPWNLEIEPSHSSTGSGISVSAGLVSTSLGEDTGGSIRGPAWANGVVGMRPTFGRVSRYGGIMYAWTQDTIAPLTRTVADNALVLQTIAGHDAKDPLSSDRPVPNYADHFSQDLKGLKLGLVREMSVGQDLHPDVDKMLKKALDVLTSLGATVEEISLPKAKYAVPLQLLTSDPDVAAMFLHKYLRPHWDEFDVGTRTRMAAAALVPAVVHNRAMRGRALVRNEVLSAFKEYDALVTLMNFVPPLKLEDSVEKIDSKEDVATRMFKSRRMCTYPFSVANVPAISVPSGFTKDDVPMSIQIAAKPFDEAMMFRVANAFEQATDWHTRHPDLEQTVGPTLDTAGE; translated from the coding sequence ATGAACGAGAACGAACTGGCCTACATGAGTGTGGCCGAACAGGCCAAGCTGGTTGAGACAAAAGAAATTTCGCCGGTCGACCTCATTCAAGTTTATCTAGACCGTATCGAAAAGTGGGACGGTGTCTTGCATTCCTGGATTACGGTGTGTGGCGAGCGCGCCCTTGATCAGGCGAAAAAGGCCGAAGCTGAAATCGCAGGGGGGCTCTACCGAGGCCCCCTTCACGGCATTCCCTTCGGTGCCAAGGACCAAATTACCACTGGTGATGTGCCGACTACTATGGCTTCCATCATTCAGCCGGACTTCGGTGAAGGCATGACGGCAACTGCAGTCACAAGATTAGAAGAAGCCGGCGCCATCTTGATCGGCAAAAATAACCTGCACGAGTTCGGCAAAGGTAGCTCTGTAAACTTTCATTACGGCGTGCCGAAAAATCCGTGGAACCTAGAAATAGAGCCCTCCCATTCATCAACCGGATCAGGAATCTCGGTCTCTGCTGGATTGGTTTCGACCTCCCTCGGTGAAGATACGGGTGGCTCCATTCGCGGTCCGGCCTGGGCCAATGGTGTTGTCGGCATGCGCCCCACCTTCGGGCGGGTCAGCAGATACGGTGGCATTATGTATGCCTGGACCCAAGACACCATTGCTCCCTTAACCCGCACCGTCGCTGATAATGCTTTGGTATTACAAACCATTGCCGGGCACGATGCGAAAGATCCGTTGTCGAGTGATCGCCCGGTGCCGAATTATGCAGATCACTTCAGCCAAGACCTTAAGGGATTAAAACTTGGTTTGGTGCGCGAAATGTCAGTCGGCCAAGACCTCCACCCCGATGTCGATAAGATGCTCAAAAAGGCTCTTGATGTCCTCACGTCTTTGGGGGCCACAGTCGAGGAAATATCATTACCGAAAGCGAAATATGCAGTGCCATTACAGCTCCTGACTTCTGATCCAGACGTCGCCGCCATGTTCCTGCATAAATACCTGCGCCCTCATTGGGATGAATTCGACGTTGGTACCCGCACGCGGATGGCGGCCGCCGCCCTAGTGCCTGCCGTCGTCCATAACCGGGCCATGCGCGGCCGTGCCCTGGTCCGAAACGAGGTCCTGAGTGCGTTCAAAGAATATGACGCATTGGTAACATTGATGAACTTCGTGCCGCCACTCAAGCTTGAAGACTCAGTTGAAAAAATTGACAGCAAAGAAGACGTCGCAACACGGATGTTTAAATCACGGCGCATGTGCACCTATCCGTTCAGCGTCGCCAATGTCCCCGCAATTTCCGTCCCGAGTGGTTTTACCAAAGACGATGTGCCAATGTCGATCCAGATCGCCGCAAAACCCTTCGATGAAGCCATGATGTTCCGGGTGGCCAACGCCTTTGAGCAAGCAACCGATTGGCACACCCGTCATCCTGACTTGGAACAAACCGTCGGCCCGACCTTAGATACGGCAGGAGAATAA
- a CDS encoding alpha/beta hydrolase: MPKQSLRADQGWIFDNFLMLSDNEDVLHPGIMGTRFDRGFKLEDLNAVYSKVTGRRSFPKSWAKRAAVLERMADSAKSKNRLVTARDFFHRAALCYGRAQHLIPVHKDPNKETWYQGLKRCYDSLVDLSGGAIERKTIEFSDGKNTYCNFHQAPGEGPKPTILYLPGMDQVKEDYPNPFKNDYFNRGMNICSMDGPGQGECNINAVWQDETNYALAAEKVIDWLVSRDDVDAEKIAVFGTSMGSRWGVQVAAHDPRVKAVVGQMANVGTFDMIFEQAQPNFKRIFMYMAGYTVEEEFDKFVERLDLLPDLAKKVTVPHLLVAGDMDELCTPNDIVKFRSSLAGPSELWLYEGVFHPMGEVAAQIYPCIADWLLETLNSGRPDGYNNEVYVEEGTVLGDYDHG, from the coding sequence ATGCCTAAACAAAGTTTACGCGCTGACCAAGGGTGGATTTTTGATAATTTCTTGATGCTATCCGATAACGAAGACGTTCTGCACCCTGGCATCATGGGTACCCGATTTGACCGGGGCTTTAAGTTGGAAGATTTAAACGCAGTTTATTCCAAGGTGACGGGTCGACGCTCTTTTCCTAAATCATGGGCGAAACGTGCTGCCGTGTTAGAGCGCATGGCCGATAGTGCGAAGTCGAAAAATCGGCTTGTAACCGCGCGTGACTTTTTTCATCGGGCGGCGCTCTGTTATGGCAGGGCCCAGCATTTAATTCCGGTTCACAAGGATCCGAATAAGGAAACGTGGTATCAGGGATTGAAGCGTTGTTATGACAGCCTTGTTGATCTCTCGGGCGGTGCAATTGAGAGAAAGACCATAGAATTTTCTGATGGCAAAAATACCTACTGCAATTTTCACCAAGCGCCGGGGGAAGGTCCAAAGCCAACGATCCTGTATCTTCCTGGAATGGATCAGGTGAAGGAGGATTATCCAAATCCTTTTAAGAATGATTATTTCAACCGCGGCATGAATATTTGCTCAATGGATGGTCCCGGACAGGGCGAATGCAACATCAATGCAGTCTGGCAGGACGAAACCAATTATGCGTTGGCGGCAGAAAAAGTCATCGATTGGCTTGTATCCAGAGACGATGTTGACGCGGAAAAAATCGCCGTATTCGGTACCAGCATGGGGTCACGTTGGGGTGTCCAAGTCGCGGCCCATGATCCACGTGTGAAAGCGGTTGTCGGGCAAATGGCGAACGTCGGAACTTTCGACATGATTTTCGAACAGGCCCAGCCGAATTTCAAACGCATCTTCATGTATATGGCCGGCTATACCGTGGAAGAAGAATTCGACAAATTTGTTGAACGCTTGGACCTGTTGCCTGACCTCGCCAAGAAAGTCACGGTGCCGCATCTATTAGTCGCCGGTGACATGGATGAACTCTGCACACCCAATGACATCGTAAAGTTTCGATCTTCCTTGGCGGGCCCGAGTGAGCTTTGGCTCTACGAAGGTGTCTTCCATCCCATGGGAGAAGTCGCTGCGCAAATTTACCCCTGCATCGCTGACTGGTTGCTCGAAACCTTAAATTCAGGAAGACCTGATGGGTATAACAACGAAGTCTATGTCGAAGAGGGCACAGTCTTGGGCGACTATGACCACGGCTAA
- a CDS encoding fumarylacetoacetate hydrolase family protein: MTTWIRFESGGATNFGTFDGDKITIHHGNMFDNPSATSETVALADVNVLTPCEPSKMLALWNNYGMLATKLELTPPPEPLYFIKANSSFAAQKETVHRPKNYDGPVIFEGELGVVIGKATKEISEEDAADHIFGYTCINDITAAGIIPKDETFAQWSRAKGYDGFGVFGPVISTDVDPLEKNLTVVLNGDVRQDYPLSDMIFKPHQLVSLLSHDMTLLPGDVICVGTNVGVGSMKLPSNDVAVTIDGIGTLENVFKN, from the coding sequence ATGACAACCTGGATCAGATTTGAGTCTGGAGGTGCGACAAATTTCGGCACCTTCGATGGGGACAAAATTACCATCCATCACGGCAACATGTTCGATAACCCGAGTGCTACATCTGAGACGGTGGCGCTGGCGGACGTAAATGTTCTGACACCGTGCGAGCCTTCGAAGATGCTGGCGCTGTGGAATAACTACGGCATGTTGGCGACGAAGTTGGAACTGACACCGCCACCCGAGCCGCTTTATTTTATTAAGGCGAATAGTTCGTTTGCAGCACAAAAAGAGACGGTTCACAGACCCAAAAATTACGACGGCCCGGTAATCTTTGAAGGTGAACTTGGGGTCGTAATAGGAAAGGCCACCAAAGAAATATCCGAAGAAGATGCTGCTGATCATATCTTCGGCTATACCTGCATCAATGATATTACTGCGGCTGGGATCATTCCTAAGGACGAAACTTTCGCGCAGTGGTCGCGGGCCAAGGGCTATGACGGTTTTGGCGTGTTTGGGCCGGTGATCTCAACCGATGTTGATCCGTTAGAAAAGAATTTGACAGTGGTGCTAAATGGCGATGTGCGACAGGATTATCCGCTGTCTGACATGATCTTTAAACCGCATCAGTTGGTTAGCTTGTTGTCCCATGACATGACTCTCCTGCCAGGCGATGTGATTTGCGTCGGGACCAACGTTGGCGTGGGGTCCATGAAACTGCCGAGCAATGACGTTGCGGTTACCATCGACGGGATCGGCACCTTGGAAAATGTTTTTAAGAATTAG
- a CDS encoding alanine:cation symporter family protein, which yields MDRFLSRAAATVMAVFAGILAGISPVFAAEQGIDQSINAFVAPVANAVAGTIFYSVGGVPLIVVWLVVGAVFFTFYFNFINFRAFGHAIDLVRGKYEDPNDPGEVSHFQALATALSATVGLGNIAGVAVAVSLGGPGATFWMILAGLLGMSSKFCECTLGVMYRDEHADGTVSGGPMYYLSKGLAERGMPGLGRIMAVLFAIMCIVGAFGAGNMFQANQSFQQFMNVTGGAEGFMADKAWLFGLIMAAVVGAVIIGGIKSIARVTEKLVPFMAIIYVAAALVIIIIHIDQVPTAFGAIISGAFSPEGVAGGFVGVLIQGFKRAAFSNEAGIGSAAIAHSAVRTKEPVTEGIVSLLEPFIDTVVICTMTALVIVITGQYQNVSGISGVQLTSNAFASGISWFPYVLALAVILFAFSTMIAWSYYGNKAWTYLFGENKQADMVYKVSFCGFVVIGSTMNLGSLIDFADAMIFAMALINIAGLYLLAPVVKRELASYWSRLQSGEIKKTKP from the coding sequence ATGGATAGGTTTTTAAGTCGGGCGGCTGCGACCGTAATGGCTGTATTCGCGGGTATTTTAGCGGGTATTTCACCAGTGTTCGCAGCAGAACAAGGTATTGATCAGTCGATTAATGCGTTTGTCGCACCAGTCGCTAATGCGGTTGCGGGAACGATTTTTTATTCGGTTGGTGGTGTGCCGCTGATTGTTGTTTGGCTGGTCGTCGGCGCCGTATTTTTTACTTTCTATTTCAATTTCATCAATTTCAGAGCCTTCGGCCACGCCATTGATTTGGTGCGGGGTAAGTATGAAGACCCTAATGACCCCGGAGAGGTTTCCCACTTCCAAGCCTTAGCAACGGCGTTATCGGCGACAGTTGGGCTCGGTAATATCGCGGGCGTAGCGGTGGCAGTATCTCTCGGCGGACCAGGGGCGACGTTCTGGATGATCCTGGCGGGTCTTCTCGGCATGTCCTCGAAATTCTGCGAATGTACGTTGGGCGTAATGTACAGGGATGAACATGCGGACGGCACGGTTTCCGGCGGACCGATGTATTATCTGTCGAAGGGCTTGGCCGAACGCGGCATGCCGGGATTGGGCCGGATTATGGCCGTCCTGTTTGCCATCATGTGTATTGTTGGCGCATTCGGTGCGGGCAATATGTTCCAGGCCAATCAGTCGTTCCAGCAGTTCATGAATGTTACGGGTGGCGCAGAAGGCTTTATGGCCGACAAGGCATGGTTGTTCGGTCTTATCATGGCGGCGGTCGTGGGTGCGGTTATTATTGGCGGCATCAAGAGCATCGCGCGGGTGACCGAAAAGCTGGTGCCGTTCATGGCGATCATTTATGTCGCTGCAGCACTGGTTATTATCATCATTCACATTGATCAGGTGCCCACCGCTTTTGGCGCAATTATCTCCGGTGCGTTCAGTCCGGAAGGGGTTGCAGGTGGCTTCGTTGGTGTCTTGATCCAGGGCTTCAAGCGGGCGGCGTTTTCAAACGAAGCAGGCATTGGCTCTGCTGCAATCGCGCACTCAGCCGTTCGTACCAAAGAGCCTGTGACCGAAGGGATTGTGTCTCTGCTGGAACCATTTATCGACACTGTGGTGATCTGTACCATGACCGCGCTGGTTATCGTAATTACCGGGCAGTACCAAAACGTGAGCGGGATTAGCGGCGTGCAGTTGACGTCAAATGCATTCGCCAGTGGAATTTCTTGGTTCCCGTACGTGCTGGCCCTCGCCGTGATCTTGTTCGCGTTTTCGACAATGATTGCGTGGTCATACTACGGCAATAAAGCGTGGACCTATCTGTTCGGGGAAAACAAGCAAGCGGACATGGTTTATAAGGTCAGTTTCTGTGGCTTCGTGGTGATCGGCTCGACAATGAATTTAGGCTCGTTGATTGATTTTGCCGACGCGATGATCTTTGCCATGGCGTTAATTAACATTGCCGGGCTTTATTTGTTGGCGCCAGTTGTGAAGCGGGAACTTGCGTCTTACTGGTCCCGGTTGCAATCTGGTGAGATTAAGAAAACAAAACCCTAG
- a CDS encoding Ldh family oxidoreductase, whose product MAHLSLEELHEIGVKIFTQSNTSPEVAEIVAGALTAAQADGQAGHGASRIPSYADQAKSGKVDGHAVPELTQTAAAAVRIDAKSGFAYPAITMGIDFAADLVEDTGVVALAVGHSHHSGAAGLHVERAARKGLIALSFGNTPAAIAPWGGNRALYGTNPIAFACPRESSDPLVVDLSMSKVARGKILVASQSGDPIPDDWAVDADGNPTTDAKEALSGTMLPMGDAKGAALIMVVEILAATLTGSQYGFEASSFFEGEGPSPHVGQFFFLAKPGDLGGDAFADRLEVLLSAVTDQPGTRLPGDRRYDLRKKAEADGVDIPDKLHAEIMERLG is encoded by the coding sequence GTGGCACATCTAAGTCTCGAGGAACTCCACGAAATCGGCGTGAAAATTTTTACCCAGTCCAACACCTCGCCAGAAGTGGCGGAGATTGTGGCGGGGGCGCTAACCGCAGCACAAGCCGATGGTCAAGCGGGCCACGGTGCATCGCGTATTCCGTCTTATGCCGATCAAGCCAAGTCGGGAAAGGTCGACGGACATGCTGTTCCTGAATTAACCCAGACCGCCGCAGCCGCCGTACGGATTGACGCCAAAAGCGGTTTTGCCTATCCGGCGATTACCATGGGGATAGACTTTGCGGCTGACCTGGTGGAAGACACCGGCGTGGTCGCATTGGCGGTTGGGCATTCGCATCACTCAGGTGCTGCGGGTCTTCATGTGGAACGCGCGGCCCGTAAAGGGCTGATCGCACTTAGCTTCGGTAATACCCCTGCTGCCATCGCACCTTGGGGTGGGAACCGTGCGCTTTATGGCACCAACCCAATTGCCTTTGCTTGCCCGCGTGAAAGCTCTGATCCGTTGGTGGTCGATCTTTCCATGAGCAAAGTCGCGCGCGGTAAAATCCTGGTGGCGTCTCAGAGCGGTGATCCGATCCCGGATGACTGGGCAGTGGATGCGGATGGCAATCCGACGACGGATGCCAAGGAAGCTTTGTCCGGTACGATGTTGCCGATGGGCGATGCAAAGGGGGCGGCGTTGATCATGGTGGTGGAAATTCTCGCTGCGACCCTGACTGGGTCTCAATATGGTTTCGAGGCCAGTTCGTTCTTCGAGGGCGAAGGCCCATCGCCGCATGTTGGTCAGTTCTTCTTCTTGGCGAAACCAGGCGATCTCGGCGGCGACGCTTTTGCGGATCGTCTTGAAGTTCTTCTTTCCGCCGTTACCGATCAACCAGGTACAAGACTTCCCGGTGACCGCCGGTATGATCTTCGCAAAAAGGCGGAAGCCGACGGAGTGGATATCCCCGATAAGCTGCACGCAGAGATAATGGAGCGCCTGGGGTAG